The Caulifigura coniformis genome includes a region encoding these proteins:
- the recQ gene encoding DNA helicase RecQ has product MSDLLAPLKTNLLKFWGYSEFRPLQAEAMSAVLEHRDSLVVLPTGGGKSLCFQAPAVTMDGCAIVISPLISLMKDQVDSLQSCGVEAGFLNSTQSMEERRQVRRDFQDGRLKLLYLAPERIRSEDGYRLLADGNISFFAIDEAHCVSMWGHDFRPEYRELRTIREHCPNVAIHAYTATATEQVRNDIAEQLNLQDPEMQVGSFDRPNLAYTVAKRGKGKGREQIFEVLNRYRKESGVIYCLSRKEVEALSTELNIAGFSARPYHAGLDADVRQKNQDAFINDRVKTIVATVAFGMGIDKSNVRYVIHAALPASLENYQQESGRAGRDGLPAECVLLYSGADVTLWQQRINDQPDTAQPHSRRLLTQLLGYCESPVCRHRSLVRYFGQDLEADCGTQCDRCTTEQVDVPDALIVAQKILSSIHRQGQRFGATYTVQVLRGIEDARIKENGHADLSTFGLLKDHSEDHVTRWVGQLAGQGFLVREGEYSVLKITPPGRKVLKGEAEVRLTLPAGGRRASSSAKKEDVPIEHPELFEELRKLRKSIAEARAVPPYVICSDATLKAMTQLRPSSLESFAGVPGIGSHKKAEFGTMFVDAIVTWCVHNQVPTDAAAPTAAPPAPPRSRPHGSYQAERMFAEGLSIAEVAEKMGRAASTVSTYLSDYLTSKKVTDCTPWVSQRDRQDVEAAIEVMGARPLKPVFDHLQGRIGYDAIRIVATCWENRNRG; this is encoded by the coding sequence ATGTCTGACCTGCTCGCTCCGCTCAAAACGAACCTTCTGAAATTCTGGGGCTATTCCGAGTTTCGTCCGCTGCAGGCGGAAGCGATGTCGGCCGTGCTCGAGCACCGCGATTCGCTGGTCGTTTTGCCGACGGGCGGAGGGAAATCACTCTGCTTCCAGGCGCCGGCCGTCACGATGGATGGCTGCGCGATCGTCATCTCGCCGCTCATTTCGCTGATGAAGGACCAGGTCGACAGCCTTCAGAGCTGCGGCGTCGAAGCGGGCTTCCTCAACAGCACGCAGTCGATGGAGGAGCGCCGCCAGGTGCGCCGCGACTTCCAGGACGGTCGGCTCAAGCTGCTCTACCTCGCGCCGGAGCGCATCCGCTCGGAGGATGGATACCGTCTGCTGGCCGACGGAAACATTTCCTTCTTCGCCATCGATGAGGCCCACTGCGTGAGCATGTGGGGGCACGACTTCCGGCCCGAGTACCGGGAGTTGCGGACGATCCGCGAGCATTGTCCGAATGTGGCGATCCATGCGTACACGGCGACGGCCACTGAGCAGGTCCGCAACGACATTGCCGAGCAGCTGAACCTGCAGGATCCCGAGATGCAGGTGGGGAGCTTCGACCGGCCGAACCTGGCGTACACGGTCGCGAAGCGGGGCAAGGGAAAAGGGCGCGAGCAGATCTTCGAAGTGCTGAACCGGTACCGGAAAGAATCGGGCGTCATCTACTGCCTGAGCCGGAAGGAAGTCGAAGCGCTGAGCACGGAACTGAATATCGCCGGCTTCAGCGCACGGCCTTATCACGCCGGGCTCGATGCGGACGTGCGGCAGAAGAACCAGGATGCCTTCATCAACGACCGCGTGAAAACGATCGTCGCCACGGTCGCGTTCGGGATGGGGATCGACAAATCGAACGTGCGGTATGTGATCCACGCGGCGCTGCCGGCGTCCCTGGAGAACTACCAGCAGGAGAGCGGCCGGGCGGGACGTGACGGTCTGCCGGCCGAGTGCGTTCTGCTCTACTCTGGCGCGGATGTCACGTTGTGGCAGCAGCGGATCAACGACCAGCCGGACACGGCACAGCCGCATTCCCGAAGGCTGCTGACGCAACTGCTCGGGTACTGCGAATCGCCGGTCTGCCGTCATCGCAGCCTGGTGCGATATTTTGGCCAGGACCTGGAGGCGGACTGTGGAACACAGTGCGACCGCTGCACGACGGAACAGGTGGACGTGCCCGACGCGCTGATTGTCGCGCAGAAGATTCTTTCGTCGATCCATCGCCAGGGGCAGCGTTTCGGCGCGACCTACACGGTGCAGGTGCTGCGCGGGATCGAAGATGCGCGAATCAAGGAGAACGGCCACGCGGACCTGTCGACGTTCGGGCTGCTCAAGGATCACTCGGAGGATCACGTGACGCGCTGGGTCGGCCAACTCGCCGGCCAGGGCTTCCTCGTGCGGGAAGGGGAGTACAGCGTCCTGAAGATTACTCCGCCGGGACGGAAAGTCCTGAAGGGGGAGGCGGAGGTGCGCCTGACGTTGCCGGCTGGCGGCCGACGCGCGTCGTCGTCGGCCAAGAAAGAGGATGTTCCGATCGAGCATCCGGAGTTGTTTGAAGAACTGCGGAAGCTGCGAAAGTCGATCGCCGAAGCCCGCGCCGTTCCGCCGTATGTCATCTGCAGCGATGCGACGCTGAAGGCGATGACGCAGCTTCGGCCGTCGTCCCTGGAGTCGTTCGCAGGGGTGCCGGGGATCGGGTCTCACAAGAAGGCCGAGTTCGGGACGATGTTCGTCGACGCGATCGTGACGTGGTGTGTCCACAACCAGGTTCCCACGGATGCCGCTGCCCCGACGGCGGCCCCGCCCGCGCCGCCGCGCAGCCGGCCCCATGGGAGCTACCAGGCCGAGCGGATGTTTGCCGAAGGCCTGAGCATTGCAGAGGTCGCCGAGAAGATGGGGCGTGCAGCGAGCACCGTCAGCACTTACCTGAGCGACTACCTGACGTCGAAGAAGGTGACGGACTGCACCCCGTGGGTCAGTCAGCGGGACCGTCAGGATGTCGAGGCGGCGATCGAAGTCATGGGGGCGCGGCCGCTGAAGCCGGTTTTCGACCATCTGCAGGGACGCATCGGCTACGACGCGATCCGGATCGTGGCGACCTGCTGGGAGAACCGGAATCGCGGGTGA
- a CDS encoding DedA family protein, translating to MWELLEKIVYTIFHLNVENVTELTQLVGPWLYVILFVIIFCETGLVALPFLPGDSLLFTVGAVAGLSGSTINLPLMGVLLFIAAVLGDAVNYSIGYRVGPAVFRSEESRWFSKKHLVEAQRFYEKYGAKTIVIARFVPIVRTFAPFVAGIGKMNYWRFAVYNVFGAAIWISLFLVAGWWLGAKFKDNLKIIIYGILVVSVLPIVYEVWNARRLKKAAQKAAQSPPAV from the coding sequence GTGTGGGAACTTCTGGAAAAGATTGTCTACACGATCTTCCATCTGAACGTTGAGAACGTCACCGAGTTGACGCAGCTCGTCGGCCCGTGGCTGTACGTGATCCTGTTCGTGATCATCTTCTGCGAGACGGGACTCGTCGCGCTGCCATTCCTTCCGGGCGACTCGCTCCTGTTCACTGTCGGGGCGGTTGCAGGACTTTCGGGCTCGACGATCAACCTGCCGCTGATGGGCGTGCTGCTGTTCATCGCGGCCGTGCTCGGGGACGCCGTGAACTATTCGATCGGCTATCGCGTCGGACCCGCGGTGTTTCGATCGGAGGAATCGCGCTGGTTCAGCAAGAAGCATCTCGTCGAGGCCCAGCGGTTCTATGAGAAGTACGGCGCGAAGACGATCGTGATCGCGCGGTTCGTCCCGATCGTCCGCACGTTCGCCCCGTTCGTGGCCGGCATCGGGAAAATGAACTACTGGCGATTCGCGGTTTACAACGTGTTCGGCGCGGCGATCTGGATCTCGCTGTTCCTGGTGGCCGGCTGGTGGCTGGGCGCGAAGTTCAAGGACAACCTGAAGATCATCATTTACGGGATCCTCGTGGTCTCGGTGCTGCCAATTGTTTACGAGGTGTGGAACGCCCGGCGGTTGAAGAAGGCGGCGCAGAAAGCGGCTCAGTCGCCCCCTGCGGTCTGA
- a CDS encoding alpha/beta hydrolase family protein, whose translation MHCLAVGFCVAALSLLTASASFAADISRVLPPGEKPDDVRLKPLRTLNDKYHPWSPPESKEAWEKEAERIRRQILVSNGLWPLPEKTPLDAVIHGPVDRGDYTVEKVVFRSRPGVYVTGSLYRPKKTSTEKRPAVLCPHGHWLNGRFYDSPPKEAADLLKSGAESYLSGARCPLQAIEVQLARMGCVAFVFDTVGTADNLALPHREGFNDVQAELWLQNKMGLQTWNSIRALDFVESLPDVDPKRIGVTGASGGGTQTFILCAIDPRAAVAFPAVMVGTAMQGGCQCENASYMRQGINNVAIAALIAPRPLGMTGANDWTIDIETKGLPELKKIYALYGQEENVAAKCFPQFPHNYNEVSREVMFAWMAKHFGLGHVEVDQTDFWPLTREEMTVFDQTHPAPADWLDAERLRAEMAKESRELMASLEPKKEADVQRFLDVVGTAVDVMVGPRTEPAAIKVKAIGDTERGVQKLLISAGGRSVPAVVLEPTGTPKNETVLWIDGRGKSRLFDAGGKPISAVAKLLAGGYRVALVDVFLTGEFLAEGETAKYAVNANFPGYTYCYNAPLISQRARDIVLAHDALERFGTVGPVHLVGVEGAGPWTLLAQAQMRSPTSKTIVDLNRFRFQNITSADDPNVLPGALRYGDIQGLAALAAIGGKLTISGEGGGDWSVLLSASNSSKGSFELSNDVLRDETLLKALGIQ comes from the coding sequence ATGCACTGCCTCGCTGTCGGTTTCTGCGTTGCTGCTCTCTCCCTCCTGACGGCTTCGGCCTCATTCGCGGCCGACATCTCGAGAGTTCTTCCTCCGGGCGAAAAGCCTGATGACGTCCGCCTCAAGCCGCTACGGACGCTGAACGACAAGTACCATCCCTGGTCGCCGCCTGAATCGAAGGAGGCGTGGGAGAAAGAGGCCGAACGAATCCGCCGCCAGATCCTGGTCTCCAACGGCCTGTGGCCGCTGCCTGAGAAGACGCCGCTGGACGCGGTGATCCATGGCCCGGTCGACAGGGGCGATTACACGGTGGAGAAGGTGGTGTTTCGCAGTCGCCCGGGCGTCTACGTCACCGGGAGCCTGTATCGTCCGAAGAAGACTTCGACTGAGAAACGGCCGGCGGTGCTGTGTCCACATGGGCATTGGCTGAACGGGAGGTTTTACGACTCGCCACCCAAGGAGGCGGCCGACCTGCTCAAGTCGGGCGCGGAAAGCTACCTGTCCGGGGCACGCTGTCCGCTGCAGGCGATCGAAGTGCAGCTGGCGCGTATGGGGTGCGTCGCGTTCGTGTTCGACACGGTCGGCACGGCCGACAACCTGGCGCTGCCGCACCGCGAGGGGTTCAACGATGTGCAGGCGGAACTGTGGCTGCAGAACAAGATGGGGCTGCAGACGTGGAACTCGATCCGGGCGCTCGACTTCGTGGAGTCGCTGCCGGATGTCGATCCGAAGCGGATTGGCGTGACGGGGGCCAGCGGCGGCGGCACGCAGACGTTCATCCTGTGCGCGATCGATCCGCGTGCGGCCGTCGCGTTTCCGGCGGTGATGGTGGGCACGGCGATGCAGGGGGGCTGCCAGTGCGAGAACGCCAGCTACATGCGGCAGGGGATCAATAATGTTGCGATCGCCGCGCTCATCGCTCCACGACCGCTTGGCATGACCGGAGCGAACGACTGGACGATCGACATCGAAACGAAGGGGTTGCCGGAACTCAAGAAGATCTATGCCCTGTATGGCCAGGAAGAGAACGTCGCGGCAAAGTGCTTCCCACAGTTTCCGCATAACTACAACGAGGTCTCCCGCGAGGTGATGTTCGCGTGGATGGCGAAGCACTTCGGGCTCGGCCACGTGGAGGTCGACCAGACTGATTTCTGGCCATTGACCCGTGAGGAGATGACCGTCTTCGATCAAACGCACCCTGCGCCTGCGGACTGGCTGGATGCGGAGCGGCTGCGGGCGGAGATGGCGAAAGAATCGCGGGAGCTGATGGCCTCGCTCGAGCCGAAGAAGGAGGCGGACGTCCAGCGCTTTCTCGATGTTGTCGGCACGGCCGTCGACGTGATGGTCGGCCCCCGGACCGAGCCGGCGGCGATCAAGGTGAAGGCCATCGGAGACACGGAACGCGGAGTGCAGAAACTGCTGATCTCGGCCGGGGGGAGGAGCGTACCGGCCGTCGTGCTGGAACCGACGGGCACGCCGAAGAACGAGACGGTGCTGTGGATCGATGGTCGCGGGAAGTCGCGTCTGTTTGACGCTGGGGGGAAGCCGATCTCCGCAGTCGCGAAACTGCTCGCCGGCGGGTATCGCGTGGCGTTGGTCGATGTGTTCCTCACCGGTGAATTCCTGGCTGAGGGGGAGACCGCGAAGTATGCGGTGAACGCGAACTTTCCGGGCTACACGTACTGCTACAACGCGCCCCTGATCTCGCAGCGGGCTCGTGACATTGTGCTGGCCCATGACGCGCTCGAGCGTTTCGGCACAGTGGGGCCGGTGCATCTCGTCGGAGTGGAAGGGGCCGGCCCATGGACGCTGCTGGCACAGGCCCAGATGCGATCGCCGACGTCAAAGACGATTGTCGACCTCAACCGATTCCGGTTTCAGAACATCACTTCGGCCGACGATCCGAATGTGCTTCCAGGGGCGCTTCGGTATGGAGACATCCAGGGACTGGCGGCCCTGGCGGCGATCGGAGGCAAGCTTACGATTTCCGGGGAAGGGGGAGGCGACTGGTCGGTCCTTCTTTCCGCAAGCAACAGTTCGAAGGGATCGTTCGAACTGTCGAACGACGTTCTCCGCGATGAGACGTTGTTGAAGGCGCTGGGCATCCAATAG
- a CDS encoding NIPSNAP family protein, with the protein MSSIRTTLFACAAGLALGAFTLTMNGSAAAEPQAEGIYELRTYTAAEGKLDALEARFKNHTMKLFEKHGMKNVIYWKPTNAETSKNTLIYVLWHKSEDAAKASFAAFRKDPDWVAAKSESEKDGSLTIPGGVVSVYMKATDWSPKLR; encoded by the coding sequence ATGTCCTCGATCCGAACGACTCTTTTCGCCTGCGCCGCCGGCCTGGCCCTCGGAGCCTTCACCCTGACGATGAACGGATCCGCGGCCGCTGAGCCGCAGGCCGAAGGCATTTACGAGTTGCGGACCTATACCGCGGCCGAAGGCAAGCTGGATGCGCTCGAAGCACGCTTCAAGAATCACACGATGAAGCTCTTCGAGAAGCACGGCATGAAAAACGTGATCTACTGGAAGCCGACGAACGCGGAAACTTCGAAAAACACGCTGATCTACGTCCTCTGGCACAAGAGCGAGGACGCGGCAAAGGCATCGTTCGCGGCTTTCCGGAAAGATCCCGACTGGGTCGCCGCAAAATCCGAATCCGAAAAGGACGGCTCGCTGACGATCCCCGGCGGCGTGGTCTCGGTCTACATGAAGGCAACCGACTGGAGTCCGAAGCTGCGCTGA
- the fabZ gene encoding 3-hydroxyacyl-ACP dehydratase FabZ has translation MRLSCDEIQQIIPHRPPFLWLDEVIEVDEKRIVARKFVSPDLDVFQGHYPHFPILPGVLICEAVFQAAAVLIGRMMPTGSKAVPVATRIQGAQFRRMVRPGETMQLEVDVSERMANAVFFKGRAVVDGQVAVRVEFACAEATLPE, from the coding sequence ATGCGACTTTCCTGCGACGAGATCCAGCAGATCATCCCCCACCGGCCGCCCTTCCTGTGGCTGGATGAAGTGATCGAGGTGGATGAGAAGCGGATTGTGGCGCGAAAGTTTGTTTCGCCGGATCTCGATGTGTTCCAGGGGCACTATCCCCACTTTCCCATCCTGCCCGGGGTGTTGATCTGCGAGGCGGTCTTCCAGGCCGCGGCGGTGCTGATCGGGCGCATGATGCCGACCGGGTCGAAGGCCGTGCCGGTCGCGACCCGCATTCAGGGGGCGCAGTTCCGGCGGATGGTGCGGCCGGGCGAAACAATGCAGCTGGAAGTTGATGTCAGCGAACGGATGGCGAATGCCGTATTCTTCAAGGGGCGGGCCGTCGTGGATGGCCAGGTGGCGGTGCGGGTGGAATTCGCCTGCGCCGAGGCAACCCTGCCGGAATGA
- a CDS encoding DUF4159 domain-containing protein has translation MNGRTDLKLTSAVAFALACLGTVSSAAFAQDDAQLRARVLDAIKRGRQYLVDQQANDGSWMASPGGLGEFKNGTTGLAILALLNAGMKEDDEAIVKGLKYLRSIRDDQLEATSRQKPYELSLMLQALAAVKGKDPGRIAKLADLLVAYQKSNGGWRYEPPTGPGDTDWDNSVNQFALLGLREAAMKGYTVDQKVWLKAQELFLQNQIGNIDGPGGAGWSYVSGGGGDGAYGGMTVAGLSSLIITSSMLQADENVGPDGRIDCCAPTGDPRVRKAIKAAERWMATRFAVSDNPERSNYFYLYYLYGLERAGRFAGIRFFGEHDWYREGASFLVTIQNPRTGSFAIPTARPAYGNVDTCFALMFLSKGLAPVVINKIEYGKRDAIGQVVSEDWNRHPRDVANLVDSLTTRTGWPQFLNWQSVDLARAAEGEGVSALLQAPVQLISGTEDPASIDGKQVEILREYVNQGGFILAVQNCENTDFDIGFRTLLKRMFPEEAVKLQKLPPTHDIYRSEAVFASNPPELYGVDFGCRTAIVYAPFDHACRWQKWTKYDIPTRRPDVKSQIAQSMNLGVNIIAYATNRELVSKLDRPPALATDVDDNAPRSAIEIARLRHTGGWDAAPNALRHLQGALSKLGYLMATTSPNVPATDEALRQYPIAYMHGRKNFAFNQAERDGLRGYLENGGVLIADACCGSPQFDGSFRDMIEKTFGKPLERIPVTHEIFNLPQLGHDVRSVSRRIPMTTQAGSLSVEDSVGEPILEGLKINDRYVVLYSKYDLSCALEQQNTQTCAGYSRLDAARLATNMVIYALAQ, from the coding sequence ATGAACGGTCGAACGGATCTGAAACTTACCTCGGCGGTGGCGTTCGCGCTGGCGTGTCTGGGAACCGTTTCGTCGGCCGCGTTCGCGCAGGATGATGCGCAGCTGCGAGCCCGAGTTCTCGACGCGATCAAACGCGGCCGACAATACCTCGTCGACCAGCAGGCGAACGACGGATCGTGGATGGCCTCTCCCGGTGGGCTGGGAGAGTTCAAGAACGGGACGACGGGCCTGGCGATTCTGGCGCTGCTGAACGCGGGCATGAAGGAAGACGACGAAGCGATCGTCAAAGGTCTCAAGTATTTGAGGTCGATCCGGGACGATCAGCTGGAGGCGACGTCGCGGCAGAAGCCGTATGAACTTTCGCTGATGCTACAGGCGCTGGCGGCGGTGAAAGGGAAGGACCCCGGGCGAATCGCGAAGCTGGCCGACCTCCTGGTGGCGTACCAGAAATCGAACGGGGGCTGGCGGTATGAGCCTCCCACGGGGCCGGGGGACACCGATTGGGACAACAGTGTCAATCAGTTTGCGCTGCTGGGCCTGCGGGAAGCGGCGATGAAGGGCTATACGGTCGATCAGAAGGTGTGGCTGAAAGCGCAGGAGCTGTTCCTTCAGAACCAGATTGGCAATATCGACGGTCCTGGCGGGGCAGGGTGGTCGTATGTCTCCGGAGGGGGGGGAGACGGGGCCTATGGCGGCATGACGGTGGCCGGGCTGTCGTCGCTGATCATCACGTCCTCGATGCTGCAGGCGGACGAGAACGTCGGGCCCGATGGGCGGATTGATTGCTGCGCGCCGACGGGCGACCCGCGGGTGCGCAAGGCGATCAAGGCGGCCGAACGCTGGATGGCGACGCGGTTCGCGGTCAGCGACAACCCGGAGCGGAGCAACTACTTCTACCTGTACTACCTCTATGGGCTTGAGAGAGCAGGGCGTTTCGCCGGGATCCGCTTCTTCGGCGAACACGACTGGTACCGGGAAGGGGCGTCGTTCCTGGTCACGATCCAGAACCCCCGCACCGGGTCGTTCGCGATTCCGACCGCCCGCCCGGCCTATGGCAACGTCGACACCTGCTTCGCGCTGATGTTCCTGTCGAAAGGACTGGCGCCGGTGGTCATCAACAAGATCGAGTATGGCAAGCGGGATGCGATCGGGCAGGTTGTTTCCGAAGACTGGAACCGGCATCCGCGCGACGTCGCGAACCTGGTCGACTCCCTGACAACCCGCACCGGCTGGCCGCAGTTCCTGAACTGGCAATCTGTCGACCTGGCCCGTGCGGCCGAAGGGGAAGGCGTGTCTGCGCTCCTGCAGGCTCCGGTGCAGCTGATCTCGGGGACTGAAGACCCGGCGTCGATTGACGGCAAGCAGGTCGAGATCCTTCGGGAATACGTCAACCAGGGGGGCTTCATCCTGGCCGTTCAGAACTGTGAAAACACGGATTTCGATATCGGGTTCCGGACGCTGTTGAAACGCATGTTCCCCGAGGAGGCGGTGAAGCTTCAGAAGCTTCCGCCGACGCACGACATCTACCGGAGCGAGGCGGTCTTCGCGTCCAATCCGCCGGAACTGTATGGGGTCGATTTCGGCTGCCGGACGGCGATCGTGTACGCCCCGTTCGATCACGCCTGCCGATGGCAGAAGTGGACGAAATACGACATTCCCACCCGGCGGCCGGATGTGAAATCCCAGATCGCGCAGTCGATGAACCTGGGGGTGAACATCATCGCGTATGCCACGAACCGGGAACTCGTGAGCAAGCTCGATCGCCCGCCGGCTCTGGCGACCGACGTTGATGACAACGCCCCCCGGAGCGCGATCGAGATCGCCCGCCTGAGGCATACCGGCGGCTGGGATGCCGCCCCGAATGCGCTGCGGCATCTGCAGGGGGCCCTGTCGAAGCTCGGATACCTGATGGCGACGACCTCCCCGAATGTGCCGGCCACGGATGAGGCGCTGCGGCAGTACCCGATCGCCTATATGCATGGCCGGAAGAACTTCGCGTTCAACCAGGCGGAGCGCGACGGGCTGCGTGGTTATCTCGAAAACGGCGGAGTGCTGATTGCCGATGCGTGCTGCGGCTCGCCCCAGTTCGACGGCAGCTTCCGCGACATGATTGAAAAGACGTTCGGGAAGCCGCTCGAGCGAATCCCGGTCACGCATGAGATTTTCAACCTGCCTCAACTGGGTCACGACGTCCGCAGCGTGTCGCGGAGAATTCCCATGACGACCCAGGCGGGATCGCTGTCGGTCGAGGATTCGGTCGGTGAGCCGATCCTGGAAGGACTGAAGATCAACGACCGCTACGTCGTGCTGTACAGCAAGTACGACCTGAGCTGCGCCCTGGAACAGCAGAACACGCAGACGTGCGCGGGATACAGCCGCCTGGATGCGGCGCGGCTCGCCACGAACATGGTGATCTACGCGCTGGCGCAGTGA
- a CDS encoding tagaturonate epimerase family protein, whose protein sequence is MQPRTLGLAPSFGFGDRLGLATPGHVEAMRRAGGVIRGIFPQQSIREMTRTQRSAAGVMRDAIQALQAERWADPFGADADHLKTPADIAVTAAAGFTFFTLDPSAEVDPDADSDNEATLRSKLGRAEAPWIEQYRGQSIGLANGTKVDLTEEACLRAAVKYGRAIKLAISLSAEVRRLMDTAGRDYEIELSVDETDHPTSLAEHYIIADQCLSNGVKLISLAPRFVGDFEKGVDFKGKIEALTTSLDDHAAIARLLGPYKLSLHSGSDKLSMYPALARATGGCFHVKTAGTSYLEALRVVARHEPKSFRRLIDFCRGRYETDKATYHVSATLKSAPEASAISSDQGLERIYLEMWSDVRPGRGFTSPGRQILHCTFGSVLTDPEWGPLVKGVVADHRDTYREVLADHFERHLRALTV, encoded by the coding sequence ATGCAACCACGCACCCTTGGTCTGGCCCCGTCGTTTGGATTTGGTGATCGTCTCGGACTGGCGACGCCGGGACATGTGGAAGCGATGCGTCGGGCGGGAGGGGTGATCCGCGGGATTTTTCCACAGCAGTCGATTCGGGAAATGACGCGCACTCAGCGAAGCGCTGCAGGCGTGATGCGGGACGCCATCCAGGCACTGCAGGCCGAACGCTGGGCAGATCCGTTCGGCGCGGATGCGGACCATCTCAAGACGCCTGCGGATATCGCCGTCACCGCTGCCGCAGGGTTTACGTTCTTCACCCTCGATCCCTCGGCGGAGGTTGATCCGGACGCCGATTCCGACAACGAGGCGACGCTTCGCTCGAAGCTGGGCCGGGCGGAGGCCCCGTGGATCGAGCAGTACCGGGGCCAGTCGATCGGCCTGGCGAACGGCACGAAGGTTGACCTGACGGAAGAGGCCTGCCTCAGGGCGGCGGTGAAATATGGCCGCGCGATCAAGCTGGCCATCAGCCTCTCCGCGGAAGTGCGACGGCTGATGGACACGGCGGGAAGAGACTACGAAATCGAGCTGTCCGTGGACGAAACGGACCATCCGACCAGCCTGGCCGAGCACTACATCATTGCGGACCAGTGCCTGAGCAATGGCGTGAAGCTGATCAGCCTGGCCCCCCGGTTCGTGGGCGACTTCGAGAAGGGCGTTGATTTCAAAGGGAAGATCGAAGCGCTGACGACGTCGCTCGACGATCACGCTGCGATCGCGCGGCTCCTGGGGCCGTACAAGCTCAGTCTCCATTCCGGCTCGGACAAGCTCTCGATGTATCCCGCGCTGGCGCGGGCCACAGGGGGCTGCTTCCACGTGAAGACCGCGGGGACCAGCTATCTTGAGGCGTTGCGCGTCGTCGCGAGGCACGAGCCAAAGTCATTCCGGCGGCTGATCGACTTCTGTCGTGGCCGCTATGAGACCGACAAGGCGACATACCACGTCTCGGCGACGCTGAAGTCCGCGCCGGAGGCGAGCGCCATCTCGAGCGACCAGGGCCTGGAGAGAATCTACCTGGAGATGTGGTCGGACGTCCGACCCGGGCGGGGCTTCACCAGTCCGGGCCGACAGATCCTGCACTGCACCTTCGGTTCGGTGCTGACTGATCCGGAGTGGGGGCCGCTGGTGAAGGGAGTCGTCGCCGATCATCGCGACACTTACCGCGAAGTCCTGGCCGACCACTTCGAGCGACACCTGCGTGCTTTGACGGTTTGA
- a CDS encoding disk-shape morphogenesis protein volactin: MTFGLDIGTSGVRCLYRPGRSLRGRRAPACYLALPGGSDEKLLLQRAMIPYSVCEGGYVVFGENAIELSRAIKLPLIPVFPEGRLPKQDPIGRQVAATLIESVLPTQAGVLSPSLMVVPDDVARFAERVLALRGIKCTPIHAGTASILSELGDREFTGVGFAVGASTTSLCVAVHGQPLVELTCARGAGGVDEVFARSRGWYVFDHEGNRYLDVRRVVRWREGAGIDLTHPQGDDQDLLRSLVREWLHAAMSEFTQRLEALPVARSARGVSIMTVTGGPSRMNGFDVLVADAIRRAQLPLPVIEIRTAPTSEYTLARGALIGAELEQKVARTRAA; encoded by the coding sequence ATGACGTTCGGGCTGGACATCGGGACGAGCGGCGTGCGCTGCCTGTACAGACCCGGCAGGTCGCTCCGCGGCCGTCGTGCTCCGGCCTGTTATCTGGCACTTCCGGGGGGATCCGACGAGAAGCTGCTCCTCCAGAGAGCGATGATCCCCTACTCAGTCTGTGAAGGGGGCTATGTCGTCTTCGGAGAGAATGCGATCGAGCTCTCCCGGGCCATCAAACTGCCGCTGATTCCCGTTTTCCCGGAAGGCCGGCTACCGAAGCAGGACCCCATCGGAAGGCAGGTCGCGGCGACACTGATCGAATCGGTGCTTCCCACCCAGGCGGGCGTCCTCAGCCCGTCGCTGATGGTGGTTCCCGATGATGTGGCCCGCTTTGCCGAGCGGGTGCTCGCGCTCCGCGGCATCAAGTGCACACCGATCCATGCCGGCACGGCGTCGATCCTTTCCGAACTCGGCGACCGTGAATTCACCGGCGTCGGGTTCGCCGTTGGTGCGAGCACCACGTCGCTCTGCGTGGCCGTCCACGGACAGCCCTTGGTCGAACTGACCTGCGCCCGCGGCGCGGGAGGCGTCGACGAAGTGTTCGCCCGCAGTCGCGGCTGGTACGTCTTCGATCACGAAGGCAACCGCTACCTCGACGTGCGCCGAGTGGTCCGCTGGCGCGAAGGAGCCGGAATTGATCTCACCCACCCGCAGGGGGACGACCAGGACCTGCTCCGCAGCCTGGTGCGGGAATGGCTGCATGCGGCGATGTCTGAATTCACGCAGCGTCTGGAGGCACTCCCCGTCGCCCGGTCGGCACGAGGCGTGAGCATCATGACCGTGACCGGCGGGCCGAGCCGCATGAACGGCTTCGACGTCCTCGTCGCCGACGCGATTCGCCGCGCCCAGTTACCACTGCCGGTCATCGAGATCCGGACGGCGCCCACTTCGGAATACACCCTCGCCCGGGGCGCATTGATCGGCGCGGAACTCGAACAGAAGGTCGCCCGCACACGCGCCGCCTGA